Proteins encoded within one genomic window of Desulfobacterales bacterium:
- a CDS encoding ABC transporter permease — protein sequence MEAIQAEPARRKQDIFAGLETKLKTIPGKAGRPMSYPVAIARKNLFHDRVRFVITLVGISFSVVLILVQVGVYLGMMYNTSSIIEHTDADIWITARNNRNFDFSMPFPEHRENQARAVPGVAWTRKLILVWSMMKIKGGGSENVEMVGFDPESGIGGPWEMVKGDIRDVKFHRGVIVDESSVSKLGELEIGEYREVVNKKVRIVGISRGARRITTAPVLFTSYKTAQELNPWIEGQTVFVLVKAEPGMDLTTLRDRLDRKMNLEDVYTRDQFINATRRYWTFSTGMGTAFGFTILMGIIVGAVIVSQTIYSATIEHLREFGTLKALGAENRMVYGIILQQALISGILGYLIGLAINFVVVKLYTNTGQAIIQPWPLFAADLVVTLATCVAASLISVRRAMQVDPMEVFRA from the coding sequence AGGCCGAACCGGCCCGCAGGAAACAGGACATCTTTGCCGGCCTGGAAACAAAGCTGAAAACAATCCCGGGAAAAGCAGGGAGACCCATGTCCTATCCGGTTGCCATTGCCCGCAAAAACCTCTTCCACGACCGGGTCCGGTTCGTCATCACCCTGGTGGGCATCTCCTTTTCCGTGGTGCTTATTCTGGTCCAGGTCGGGGTTTACCTGGGGATGATGTACAATACATCCAGCATCATCGAGCATACCGACGCGGACATCTGGATCACGGCCCGCAACAATCGCAACTTCGATTTTTCCATGCCCTTTCCCGAGCACCGCGAAAACCAGGCCCGGGCCGTGCCCGGGGTGGCCTGGACCCGCAAGCTGATCCTGGTCTGGTCCATGATGAAGATCAAGGGCGGGGGCAGCGAGAACGTTGAGATGGTGGGGTTCGACCCGGAAAGCGGTATCGGCGGGCCCTGGGAAATGGTCAAGGGCGATATCCGCGACGTCAAATTCCACCGCGGGGTGATCGTGGACGAATCCAGCGTGTCCAAGCTGGGCGAGTTGGAGATCGGCGAGTACCGGGAGGTGGTCAACAAAAAGGTGCGGATCGTCGGGATCAGCCGCGGGGCTCGACGGATCACCACCGCGCCGGTCCTGTTCACCTCGTACAAGACCGCCCAGGAGCTGAACCCCTGGATCGAAGGCCAGACCGTCTTTGTCCTGGTCAAGGCGGAGCCAGGCATGGACCTGACGACCCTGCGCGACCGGCTCGACCGGAAGATGAATCTGGAGGATGTCTACACCCGGGACCAGTTCATCAATGCCACCCGGCGCTACTGGACCTTCAGCACCGGCATGGGGACCGCCTTCGGCTTCACCATCCTGATGGGAATCATCGTCGGCGCGGTCATCGTCAGCCAGACCATTTACAGCGCCACCATCGAACACCTGCGCGAGTTCGGCACCTTGAAGGCCTTGGGCGCTGAGAACAGGATGGTCTACGGCATCATCCTCCAGCAGGCCCTGATCAGCGGCATCCTCGGCTATCTTATCGGTCTGGCTATCAACTTTGTGGTAGTAAAGCTCTACACCAATACCGGTCAGGCAATCATCCAGCCCTGGCCGCTTTTTGCCGCCGACCTGGTGGTGACCCTGGCCACCTGCGTGGCCGCCTCGCTGATTTCGGTGCGCCGGGCCATGCAGGTCGATCCCATGGAGGTGTTCCGAGCATGA